The Heyndrickxia vini genome contains a region encoding:
- the proC gene encoding pyrroline-5-carboxylate reductase → MNIQDSTVLFIGAGPMEEAMISGIIQSAIIPSSQIYVNNKNNKVRLKELQSKYHINIFQSNETHLSNFNVIVMAVQPKNIDEILVQLQSTLNSEQLILSVVTSIPTDYYEDKIENQPIIRAMPNTSSMVGESATGMSVGKYATNEHVEIARMLLNSIGEVYVIPEDNMDIFTGIAGSGPAYFYYLMEHMEHAGVEGGLSEQLIRNLVAQTMYGAAKMVLGNIGSPEILRKNVAAPGGPTEAGLMALEAFGGNIAIKEAVINTTKRSAEMNQPFTKFNSASLINK, encoded by the coding sequence ATGAACATACAGGATTCTACAGTATTATTTATCGGAGCGGGACCAATGGAGGAAGCAATGATTTCCGGCATAATCCAATCAGCTATTATTCCTTCTAGCCAAATATATGTTAATAACAAGAATAACAAAGTACGGTTAAAGGAATTGCAATCAAAGTATCACATTAATATTTTTCAATCAAACGAAACTCACTTATCCAATTTCAATGTAATTGTAATGGCGGTGCAACCAAAAAACATCGATGAAATATTAGTACAACTGCAATCAACACTTAATAGTGAGCAATTAATACTATCCGTTGTCACCAGTATACCAACAGATTATTATGAAGATAAGATAGAAAATCAGCCAATCATTCGAGCAATGCCTAATACATCTAGTATGGTAGGTGAATCAGCCACTGGAATGTCTGTTGGTAAATATGCAACGAATGAGCATGTTGAAATAGCAAGAATGCTTTTAAATAGCATTGGTGAAGTGTATGTTATTCCCGAAGATAATATGGATATATTTACGGGGATTGCAGGGAGTGGGCCAGCTTATTTTTATTATTTAATGGAACATATGGAACATGCGGGTGTTGAAGGAGGACTTTCGGAACAGCTAATTCGAAACCTTGTTGCGCAAACAATGTATGGTGCTGCGAAGATGGTATTAGGAAATATTGGTTCTCCTGAAATACTTCGCAAAAATGTTGCAGCTCCCGGAGGGCCAACAGAAGCTGGATTAATGGCATTAGAGGCTTTTGGGGGTAATATTGCAATTAAGGAAGCTGTCATCAATACAACAAAGCGTTCCGCAGAAATGAATCAGCCATTTACAAAATTTAATTCGGCATCTCTTATTAATAAATAA
- a CDS encoding Dps family protein, with amino-acid sequence MSNQKLINFLNQELSNFSVMYIKLHRYHWFVQGKHFFQLHKLFEELYTEMADDVDTLAERILAIGGKPLATMSKFLEETTLVEAQADDKENELISQLISDYGQMVKEMNETGRKLAEEQQDQPTIDLLNELQGKFEKHIWMFNAYIAYE; translated from the coding sequence GTGTCTAATCAAAAATTAATCAATTTTTTAAATCAGGAGTTATCTAATTTTTCTGTGATGTATATTAAACTCCATCGCTACCATTGGTTTGTACAAGGGAAACACTTTTTTCAATTGCATAAACTATTTGAAGAATTATATACGGAAATGGCAGATGATGTGGATACACTTGCAGAAAGAATTCTCGCAATTGGAGGAAAACCGTTAGCAACGATGAGCAAATTTTTAGAAGAAACAACTCTTGTTGAGGCTCAGGCGGATGATAAAGAAAATGAGCTGATTTCTCAATTAATTAGTGATTATGGACAAATGGTAAAAGAAATGAATGAAACAGGAAGAAAGTTAGCTGAAGAGCAACAGGATCAACCGACAATTGATCTGTTAAACGAGTTACAGGGGAAATTCGAAAAGCATATATGGATGTTTAATGCTTATATTGCTTACGAATAA
- a CDS encoding YetF domain-containing protein yields the protein MNILEIAARTAGSFIVLLLLTRFMGRKQISQLTFFNYITGISIGTLAATISIDRSINLAESATALIIWTLLTIFVAMLSIKSRKAKVLIDGQPKIVIKEGKIMEDTLKDLRLDTDSLRAMLRNKSIFSMKEVEYAILETNGELSILKKFEDQALSKKDLNIPSKNERINKTSIPVEIIVDGKIIHENINKLNVNKEWILDQLHQKGVHSLSNVFYAEVQENGDIFIDKRNDHLLH from the coding sequence TTGAACATTTTAGAAATTGCCGCAAGGACAGCAGGTTCGTTTATTGTTTTATTGTTATTGACTCGATTTATGGGAAGAAAACAGATTTCCCAACTAACATTTTTTAATTATATTACCGGTATATCTATTGGAACTTTGGCTGCAACTATATCTATCGACCGTTCCATCAATTTAGCGGAAAGTGCGACTGCCTTAATTATCTGGACATTACTTACCATATTTGTAGCTATGTTAAGTATTAAATCTAGAAAAGCAAAAGTTTTAATTGATGGACAACCTAAGATTGTCATTAAAGAAGGCAAGATTATGGAAGATACTTTAAAAGATCTTAGATTAGATACGGATTCATTACGCGCTATGTTGCGAAACAAATCCATCTTTTCCATGAAAGAAGTTGAATATGCTATCCTTGAAACAAATGGAGAATTATCTATACTAAAAAAATTTGAAGATCAAGCCCTTTCTAAGAAGGATTTAAATATTCCGTCAAAAAATGAAAGAATAAATAAAACTTCCATTCCTGTAGAAATTATTGTTGATGGGAAAATCATTCATGAAAATATCAACAAGCTAAATGTAAATAAAGAATGGATATTAGATCAATTGCATCAAAAAGGTGTTCACTCTCTTTCGAATGTTTTTTATGCCGAGGTACAAGAAAACGGGGATATTTTTATTGATAAAAGAAATGATCATTTGCTTCACTAG
- a CDS encoding VanZ family protein, translating into MFQIINLKKVRKILKIIFWLIFFVYFCYMLYILFLGRYRIPTTQENYNIIPFKTIKMYIDYYDHFNFTIWFSNLFGNVLAFMPLGFLAPLLIKRLNGFLKVLFLSFFTTVVVETIQLIYHVGGFDVDDIILNTIGGVLGYLVFLIIYTNITNPSKGNSEFTNIR; encoded by the coding sequence ATGTTCCAAATCATTAATCTTAAAAAGGTAAGAAAAATACTTAAAATTATTTTCTGGCTTATTTTTTTCGTTTATTTTTGCTATATGCTATACATTCTTTTTCTAGGTCGATATCGCATACCTACTACACAAGAAAATTATAATATAATCCCTTTTAAAACAATTAAAATGTATATTGATTACTATGACCATTTTAATTTTACGATTTGGTTTTCCAATCTTTTCGGAAATGTTCTTGCCTTTATGCCATTAGGATTTCTTGCTCCTTTATTAATTAAACGATTGAACGGATTTTTAAAAGTTCTATTCTTATCATTTTTCACAACTGTTGTGGTTGAAACGATACAGTTAATCTACCATGTTGGCGGATTTGACGTAGATGATATTATTTTAAATACAATCGGCGGTGTTCTAGGCTATCTAGTATTTTTGATTATTTATACGAATATAACAAACCCAAGTAAAGGGAATAGTGAATTTACAAATATACGGTAA
- a CDS encoding amino acid ABC transporter ATP-binding protein, with translation MITIQQLYKRFHDLEVLKGISLSIKKGQTAVIIGPSGSGKTTLLRCLNLLEIPDKGSLSIGNRKLEFQENRKIKLQEIMAIRRQTGMVFQGYNLFPHLTALENIMEGQVTVLKRSKAESKQKALGLLEKVGLKDRGDMYPHQLSGGQQQRVGIARAMAMDPEVILFDEPTSALDPELVGEVLKVMKDLANEGMTMVVVTHEMQFARDVADQVIFMDQGIVVEQGTPNEVFGQSSNPRLLQFLNKVNAR, from the coding sequence ATGATAACTATCCAACAACTGTATAAACGTTTTCATGATTTGGAAGTTTTAAAAGGAATTTCGCTTTCCATCAAAAAAGGGCAAACTGCCGTAATTATAGGACCATCCGGTTCAGGAAAAACGACTCTTTTGCGTTGTTTAAATCTATTGGAAATTCCGGATAAAGGTTCACTTTCGATTGGAAATCGAAAACTGGAATTTCAAGAAAATAGAAAGATAAAGCTTCAAGAAATAATGGCTATACGCAGACAAACAGGTATGGTATTTCAAGGGTATAATTTGTTTCCGCATTTGACAGCACTGGAAAACATCATGGAAGGTCAAGTTACAGTATTGAAACGTTCAAAGGCAGAATCAAAGCAAAAAGCATTAGGATTGTTAGAAAAAGTAGGGTTAAAAGATCGTGGAGACATGTACCCACATCAACTTTCCGGTGGACAGCAACAACGTGTTGGGATTGCACGTGCAATGGCGATGGATCCTGAAGTCATATTATTTGATGAACCTACATCTGCACTTGATCCAGAGCTCGTTGGTGAAGTATTAAAAGTGATGAAAGATTTAGCTAATGAAGGAATGACAATGGTAGTAGTCACACATGAAATGCAATTTGCACGGGATGTTGCCGATCAAGTGATATTTATGGATCAAGGGATAGTCGTTGAACAGGGCACTCCTAATGAAGTGTTCGGACAATCCAGTAATCCCCGCCTTTTGCAATTTTTAAATAAAGTAAATGCAAGGTAA
- a CDS encoding amino acid ABC transporter permease, with product MFTDESTIRIIEILRDSFFPILKAGIYFTIPLSIITFILGTILAFLTAIIRISTIKPLIVLAKIYLWIFRGTPLLVQLFILFYGLPKLGVTLDPFPAAIIGFTLNVGAYSSEIFRASILSIPKGQWEAAYSIGMKKSQAMRRIILPQAMRVSLPPLGNSFISLVKDTSLAATITVTEMFQKSQQIVAATYEPLWLYIEVAFIYLIFSTVLSFGQSTLERRYNRTVAK from the coding sequence ATGTTTACAGATGAATCTACCATCCGAATAATAGAAATCCTACGTGATTCCTTTTTTCCTATACTAAAAGCAGGTATATATTTCACAATTCCTCTATCCATTATTACATTTATATTAGGAACAATACTAGCATTTCTTACAGCGATTATTCGTATTTCTACAATTAAGCCATTAATCGTTCTCGCTAAAATTTATTTATGGATTTTCAGAGGGACTCCATTACTCGTACAATTGTTTATCCTTTTTTACGGACTGCCTAAATTAGGAGTTACATTAGATCCATTTCCTGCAGCAATAATTGGTTTCACCTTAAATGTGGGAGCATATAGCTCTGAAATATTTCGCGCATCCATTTTGTCCATTCCTAAAGGCCAATGGGAAGCAGCTTATTCAATAGGGATGAAGAAATCCCAAGCAATGAGAAGAATTATATTACCACAAGCTATGCGTGTATCTTTGCCCCCTTTAGGGAATTCATTTATCAGCTTAGTGAAAGATACGTCGCTTGCTGCAACGATAACGGTTACTGAAATGTTCCAAAAAAGCCAACAAATAGTTGCTGCCACCTATGAACCGCTTTGGCTATATATAGAAGTCGCATTCATTTATTTAATTTTTAGTACAGTGTTATCGTTTGGTCAATCTACACTTGAAAGGAGATATAATCGAACGGTAGCGAAATAG
- a CDS encoding amino acid ABC transporter substrate-binding protein has product MRKLLFTLIILALAIMATSCSSNNDKKKEQKNLYDQIKDKGFVNIGTEGTYSPFTYHDQSGNLTGFDIDIANEVFKRLKIKPKYIETKWDGMIAGLDAKRYDLVANEVAVRTDRLKKYDMSDPYIVSKAVLIVGKDNHDIKTLNDLKGKKVGQSLDSNYRKIAEDHGATNTVVDGFNQSIDLITSKRIDATINDSLSYLDLKKHKPNLPIKIVYEEKNATSNAFLFRKNSDELVKAVNGALADMKKDGTYLKISKKWFGTDVSK; this is encoded by the coding sequence ATGAGAAAATTACTATTCACACTCATAATATTAGCATTAGCAATAATGGCAACTTCTTGTAGCTCAAACAATGACAAGAAAAAAGAACAAAAAAATCTTTATGACCAAATTAAAGACAAAGGATTCGTAAATATCGGCACTGAAGGGACATATTCACCATTTACCTACCATGACCAATCTGGGAATCTTACTGGTTTTGATATCGACATTGCGAATGAGGTATTTAAACGATTAAAAATAAAACCGAAGTACATTGAAACAAAATGGGACGGAATGATTGCAGGGTTAGATGCAAAACGCTATGACTTAGTTGCAAATGAAGTGGCCGTGCGGACGGATCGATTGAAAAAATATGATATGTCAGATCCATATATCGTCTCGAAAGCTGTGTTAATTGTAGGAAAGGATAATCATGACATAAAAACGTTAAATGACCTAAAAGGAAAAAAAGTAGGGCAGTCGTTAGATAGTAATTATCGAAAAATTGCAGAAGATCATGGTGCAACAAACACGGTCGTTGATGGATTTAACCAATCAATTGATCTAATCACTTCAAAACGAATTGACGCAACAATAAACGATAGTCTTTCTTATTTAGATTTAAAAAAACACAAACCAAATTTGCCTATAAAAATCGTTTATGAAGAAAAAAATGCGACAAGTAATGCTTTTCTTTTTCGGAAAAATTCAGATGAATTAGTGAAAGCTGTAAACGGAGCACTTGCAGATATGAAAAAAGATGGGACCTATTTAAAAATTTCAAAAAAATGGTTTGGCACAGATGTGTCGAAGTAA
- a CDS encoding YitT family protein — MKRIIIITVACIFIAIGINVFILPLHLINGGIFGVSLLLKYLWGFKLGHLIILLNTPIYLLALTFDKSYFINGLIGMCISSIMIDLFFPLAGIIQLPILLSAILGGLCIGIGVGIMLRHHTSPGGVDLLALLISKWSSINPGIIIFIIDALIIFIGMYVLKDGKLIFSFITISCVGLVVSILNSFKKVEFYV, encoded by the coding sequence ATGAAAAGAATCATCATTATTACTGTTGCTTGTATATTTATTGCTATTGGTATCAATGTATTTATTTTGCCATTACATTTAATAAATGGCGGGATATTCGGTGTCAGTTTACTATTAAAATACCTTTGGGGATTTAAATTAGGTCATCTGATTATCCTTTTAAATACACCGATATATTTATTGGCTCTTACATTTGATAAATCATATTTTATTAATGGCTTGATAGGCATGTGTATTTCATCAATTATGATTGATTTATTTTTCCCACTCGCAGGAATAATCCAGTTACCAATCCTTCTAAGTGCGATTTTGGGCGGTCTATGTATAGGGATTGGAGTAGGAATTATGTTACGACATCATACAAGTCCCGGTGGTGTCGACCTATTAGCTTTATTAATATCAAAATGGTCGTCAATTAATCCTGGTATTATAATATTCATCATTGATGCATTGATTATATTCATCGGTATGTATGTATTAAAAGATGGGAAGCTTATTTTTTCATTTATTACAATTTCTTGTGTAGGGCTCGTTGTAAGCATACTCAACTCGTTTAAAAAAGTAGAATTTTATGTTTAA
- the thiE gene encoding thiamine phosphate synthase: MNVNYNLYLVTDERTPIGELLSIVEEAVQGGVTIVQLREKDTDGLAFYKKAIHLKALLKSYQVPLIINDRVDIALAVGADGIHVGQNDMPLSALKRIVPRSMIIGVSAQTVEQAQLAEKNGADYIGIGSAFSTKTKQDAIVLPKKTLKAVRDSVNIPAVAIGGITLENVQQLKEINFSGIAVVSAIMKAKNPKEAAKKFINR, from the coding sequence GTGAATGTTAATTACAATCTTTATTTAGTTACCGATGAACGAACTCCAATAGGCGAACTTTTATCAATTGTTGAAGAAGCTGTACAAGGTGGAGTGACGATCGTTCAACTTCGTGAAAAGGACACCGATGGACTCGCATTTTATAAAAAAGCAATACATCTAAAAGCGTTGTTAAAAAGCTATCAAGTGCCTTTAATCATAAATGATCGTGTTGATATTGCGTTAGCGGTAGGGGCTGATGGCATCCATGTTGGTCAAAACGATATGCCGCTTTCTGCCTTAAAGCGAATAGTTCCCCGGTCAATGATTATTGGCGTTTCTGCGCAAACGGTCGAACAAGCACAATTAGCGGAAAAAAATGGAGCTGATTATATTGGAATAGGGTCTGCCTTTTCTACAAAAACAAAACAGGATGCAATTGTGTTACCTAAAAAAACGTTAAAAGCTGTTAGAGATTCCGTAAACATACCAGCTGTAGCAATTGGTGGAATAACTTTAGAAAATGTTCAGCAACTAAAAGAAATAAATTTTTCTGGAATTGCGGTAGTTTCCGCAATTATGAAAGCAAAAAATCCGAAGGAAGCAGCAAAAAAATTTATAAATAGATAA
- the thiM gene encoding hydroxyethylthiazole kinase, whose amino-acid sequence MEISKMTRLLTLVKEKKPLIHHMTNVVTINDCANVTLAIGASPVMATEMKEVEEMIHLADALIINLGTIHDLVFESMLHAGIAANKKGIPVVLDPVGVGATTYRTERSMELLEKVKMAIIRGNSSEIHTLIGGTGGTKGVDAGEGSVPSIEIAQQAANAFQCVVGISGKVDVVSNGSKNYFLSNGDEKLTRITGTGCMSTSLIGSISAVASDHLEAAITGMSIMSLSGERATQHLEINEGIGTYKLKLMDEIFRMNEEILAKEVQIREC is encoded by the coding sequence ATGGAAATTTCAAAAATGACACGGTTATTGACATTAGTTAAAGAAAAAAAACCACTTATTCACCATATGACAAATGTCGTAACTATAAATGATTGTGCTAATGTCACACTAGCAATCGGAGCTTCACCAGTAATGGCGACCGAAATGAAAGAGGTAGAAGAGATGATTCATCTAGCTGATGCCTTAATTATCAACTTAGGAACGATTCATGATCTTGTTTTCGAATCCATGCTGCATGCGGGAATCGCTGCTAATAAAAAAGGAATTCCAGTTGTATTGGATCCTGTCGGTGTTGGCGCAACAACTTATCGAACAGAACGATCTATGGAACTATTAGAAAAAGTAAAGATGGCAATCATCCGTGGGAATAGCAGTGAAATACATACATTAATTGGTGGTACAGGTGGAACAAAAGGAGTCGACGCGGGTGAAGGATCTGTACCATCGATTGAAATAGCTCAGCAAGCTGCCAATGCATTCCAATGTGTTGTTGGCATAAGCGGCAAAGTAGACGTCGTATCCAACGGAAGTAAGAACTATTTCCTATCAAATGGAGATGAAAAGTTAACAAGAATAACTGGAACGGGATGTATGTCTACTTCACTCATAGGAAGTATATCTGCCGTCGCATCTGATCATTTAGAAGCTGCCATAACCGGAATGTCAATTATGTCTCTTTCGGGAGAGCGTGCAACACAACACTTGGAAATAAACGAGGGAATTGGAACATATAAATTAAAGCTGATGGATGAAATCTTTCGAATGAACGAGGAAATTCTTGCTAAAGAGGTGCAAATACGTGAATGTTAA
- the thiD gene encoding bifunctional hydroxymethylpyrimidine kinase/phosphomethylpyrimidine kinase, producing MKTALTIAGSDSGGGAGIQADIKTFSSLGVFGMSVITAVTAQNTTEVKSVQMIDSQMIRDQISAIFNDIPVDAVKIGMLGTEENVTVVAKELITYHPQHIILDPVMISKGGHHLLQQNAIEALKEKLLPIVTLITPNIPEAECLTDSRICTIEDMYHACLKLKELGAKNVLLKGGHLEGDPNDLFFDGNQFTWLYGKRIHTKNVHGTGCTLSSAIAAFIAQEETLLSAVKKAKDYITVAIEHSLEIGNGHGPTNHFFQLYERAGLVDK from the coding sequence ATGAAAACAGCACTTACAATCGCAGGATCTGATTCAGGAGGTGGAGCTGGGATACAAGCAGATATTAAAACATTTTCTTCCTTAGGTGTGTTTGGAATGTCGGTTATTACCGCAGTTACTGCCCAAAACACAACGGAAGTAAAATCTGTGCAAATGATTGATTCACAAATGATCCGTGATCAAATATCTGCTATTTTCAATGACATTCCGGTTGATGCAGTTAAAATTGGAATGCTCGGAACGGAAGAGAATGTTACCGTAGTTGCAAAGGAATTAATTACGTATCATCCGCAGCATATCATCCTTGATCCAGTAATGATATCGAAAGGTGGTCACCATTTATTGCAGCAAAATGCGATTGAAGCGTTAAAAGAAAAATTGCTGCCAATTGTCACACTAATTACACCTAATATACCTGAAGCTGAATGTTTAACAGATAGTAGAATTTGTACGATTGAAGACATGTATCACGCTTGCCTCAAATTAAAGGAACTTGGTGCTAAAAATGTTTTATTAAAAGGTGGCCATTTAGAAGGAGATCCTAATGATTTATTTTTTGACGGAAATCAATTTACATGGCTATACGGGAAAAGAATTCATACGAAAAATGTTCATGGAACAGGGTGTACGTTATCTTCAGCGATCGCGGCTTTTATAGCTCAGGAAGAAACGCTATTGAGCGCAGTTAAAAAGGCAAAAGATTATATTACGGTAGCTATTGAACATAGCCTTGAAATAGGTAATGGACATGGTCCAACAAACCATTTCTTCCAATTATATGAGCGTGCTGGACTAGTAGACAAATAA
- a CDS encoding ABC transporter permease — protein sequence MHKKRTWNPYLIISTIMVLFLCGISIFGPLLAPHKLTDSITIYQYGEKNMAFPPLAPFTYKEYPLGTDKWGYDLLTLLIYGAKYTVFIAISIALLKIILGLGIGLFTGIMKKRLHFWESFENSLSYLPSFLIIYFILWPISFNPNIRPLSLIVVFIIVSTIIGIPSVAASIREKTVQVYRSPFIESAITTGTSKWGIINNHIIPHLKEDIVILFVLEIVTAITVMGQLALFNIFIGGTKLETSPTLYHSITKEWAGLVGQARDNLWGNHFVLFIPLVCLLFAIVSFQLLAVGLKKHYNRRYKTSQWI from the coding sequence ATGCATAAAAAAAGAACATGGAATCCGTATTTAATCATCAGTACCATTATGGTGTTATTTTTATGCGGGATTTCAATATTTGGTCCATTGCTTGCCCCTCATAAATTAACAGACAGTATTACGATCTATCAATACGGAGAAAAAAATATGGCATTTCCACCCCTAGCTCCGTTTACATACAAGGAATATCCGTTAGGAACAGATAAATGGGGATATGATTTACTTACATTATTAATTTATGGTGCGAAATATACTGTTTTTATTGCGATATCAATTGCTTTATTAAAAATCATTTTAGGGTTGGGAATTGGATTATTTACAGGGATTATGAAAAAGAGGTTGCATTTTTGGGAGTCATTTGAAAATTCCTTATCGTATCTCCCATCATTTTTAATCATATATTTTATTTTATGGCCGATTTCTTTTAATCCAAATATTAGACCTCTATCATTAATCGTCGTTTTTATCATCGTATCGACGATAATCGGAATTCCGAGTGTGGCAGCATCGATTCGTGAAAAAACGGTTCAAGTATATCGCTCACCTTTTATCGAATCCGCGATCACAACAGGAACGTCAAAGTGGGGAATCATTAATAATCATATCATTCCGCATTTAAAAGAGGATATTGTCATATTATTTGTTCTTGAAATTGTTACAGCGATCACTGTGATGGGACAATTAGCATTATTCAATATTTTTATAGGGGGAACGAAGCTAGAAACCTCACCAACTTTATATCATTCAATTACGAAAGAATGGGCGGGTTTAGTAGGACAGGCAAGGGATAATTTGTGGGGAAACCATTTCGTTCTTTTCATTCCATTAGTATGCTTACTGTTTGCGATTGTATCATTTCAACTTTTAGCCGTTGGATTGAAAAAACATTATAACCGAAGATATAAAACAAGTCAGTGGATTTAG
- a CDS encoding ABC transporter permease subunit, translating to MIKRLMQFILIVVIIFIVTSIPSMFGISNKHGEAILEFHPEDMFMNIPTFFTSLQVGTFGTYSINGVAHSVLNDIQSFSKNSAILLFSSILVALLFSLIFGVFLSYLKMTKLFRWFINIFSIIPDFIIIIFSIAVAVEFYKWTNIRVITLSPFSESVNLWFPISILSLMPTFYLFKMISSRYIELSGMEYIRTAVGKGLDRHYINGRHILKNLIPYIFADLKKALSFTIGNLFIIEYLFNIKGLTIFIFADYQFQKVFLSLLILLAIATLCYLFIKLLFYMIERVFINA from the coding sequence TTGATAAAAAGATTAATGCAATTTATTTTAATAGTTGTAATCATCTTTATAGTCACTAGTATTCCATCTATGTTTGGAATTAGTAACAAACACGGAGAAGCAATTTTAGAATTTCATCCCGAAGATATGTTTATGAATATTCCAACATTCTTCACATCACTTCAAGTTGGAACTTTTGGTACATATAGTATAAATGGTGTCGCACACTCTGTGTTGAACGATATTCAATCATTTTCAAAAAACTCGGCAATTCTTTTGTTTTCAAGCATCTTAGTCGCTTTATTATTTTCTCTTATCTTCGGTGTTTTTCTAAGTTACTTAAAGATGACAAAACTGTTTCGTTGGTTCATAAATATATTTTCCATTATTCCCGACTTTATCATTATTATTTTTTCCATTGCCGTAGCGGTTGAATTTTACAAATGGACGAATATTCGTGTCATTACGTTATCACCATTTTCTGAATCAGTTAATTTGTGGTTTCCAATTTCCATCCTTTCATTAATGCCAACATTTTATTTATTTAAAATGATTTCTTCAAGATATATAGAATTGTCTGGTATGGAATACATAAGAACTGCCGTCGGCAAAGGGCTGGATAGACACTATATTAACGGTCGACATATATTGAAAAACTTAATTCCTTATATATTTGCTGATTTAAAAAAAGCTCTTTCATTTACAATAGGAAATTTATTTATTATCGAATATTTATTTAATATTAAAGGATTAACCATTTTTATATTTGCTGATTATCAGTTTCAGAAAGTCTTTTTATCATTGTTAATCTTATTAGCAATTGCAACACTTTGTTATTTGTTTATAAAATTACTTTTCTATATGATTGAGCGGGTGTTTATCAATGCATAA
- a CDS encoding DUF3892 domain-containing protein: MESKDFEEIYKQYKQQGETNAKMEMLDEGNKSNKEKIIAVRKNDDGDIIAIKTNGGRELDYISALEEAKSGKLAHVDVFHKYGRDILRSEPDGIKDNNLDELPTF, encoded by the coding sequence TTGGAATCAAAGGATTTTGAAGAAATTTATAAACAATATAAACAACAAGGAGAAACAAATGCCAAAATGGAAATGTTAGATGAAGGTAATAAAAGTAACAAAGAAAAAATAATTGCTGTAAGAAAAAATGATGATGGGGATATTATCGCCATAAAAACAAACGGCGGAAGAGAATTAGACTATATAAGTGCATTGGAAGAGGCTAAATCTGGGAAATTAGCTCATGTTGATGTTTTTCACAAGTATGGGAGAGATATATTAAGAAGTGAACCAGATGGAATAAAGGATAATAATTTAGATGAATTACCGACTTTTTAA
- a CDS encoding putative holin-like toxin encodes MVTFYEALSLMMMFGSLIVTVITVVISLTKKK; translated from the coding sequence ATGGTCACATTTTACGAGGCGTTGTCACTAATGATGATGTTTGGGTCGTTAATCGTTACCGTGATTACAGTTGTTATTTCTCTTACAAAAAAGAAATAA